The following are encoded in a window of Mycobacteroides chelonae CCUG 47445 genomic DNA:
- a CDS encoding RND family transporter codes for MNDHRIDPGVHRSRPARIIRRLALPVMLLWIGIAVLTNVVTPQLEVVGAAHSVAQSSPDSPSLQAMNHIGEVFGEFKSDSGAMIVLEGDQPLGADAHQFYDTLIKKLSADTKHVEHIQDFWGDPLTAGGAQSKDGKAALVQVYLAGDQGQALSNESVDAIRNIVATTTPPPGVKAYVTGAAPLVTDNFQVGGEGTEKVTIITFLVIVAMLLIVYRSIITALIVLATVLVELAATRGVIAVLGNSGIIGLSTYSTNLLTLVAIAAGTDYAIFVIGRYHEARNSGLDREAAYYDMFGGTAHVIAGSGLTIVGALACLHFTRLPYFQSMGVPASLGVLVTLAAALTMGPAVLVIGTRFGLLEPKRKVRARRWRRIGTAIVRWPGPILVVSCAIALIGLLALPGYKTSYDARPYLPASAPANIGYAAAERHFSPARLNPELLMIETDHDMRNPADMLILERVAKAILHTPGISLVQSITRPLGTPISHSSIPFQLSAQSASQIMNLDYQRQRTADLLKQANDISTTINVLQQQMALQQASAVATHEQTQAFHDTIATVNDLRDKLANFDDQFRPLRNYFYWEPHCFDIPMCAALRSVFDALDGISELSDKFGAITASLDKLDALQPKLVALLPPQIAIQQRNRDIALSNYATNSGTDAQSEESLRNATAMGQAFDTAKNDDSFYISPEAFDNPDFKRGLKMFLSPDGKAARMTITHEGNPATPEGISHVDAIKNSAFDAVKATPLSDSKIYVAGTAAGFKDIQEGAKYDLIIAALAAISLILLIMMFVTRSLVAALVIVGTVALSLGASFGLSVLVWQYIFGIPLYWIVLALAIILLLAVGADYNLLLISRFKEELGAGLKTGVIRAMGGTGGVVTAAGLVFAATMSSFVFSDLIALGQIGTTIGLGLLFDTLIVRSFMTPSIAVLLGRWFWWPLNVRSRPANRRSTAS; via the coding sequence ATGAACGACCATCGCATCGATCCTGGAGTCCATAGGTCGCGGCCTGCCCGCATCATCCGCCGGCTCGCCCTGCCCGTCATGTTGTTGTGGATTGGCATCGCCGTACTAACCAATGTGGTTACGCCCCAGTTGGAAGTCGTCGGAGCGGCACATTCGGTGGCGCAAAGTTCGCCGGATTCCCCCTCGCTGCAGGCGATGAATCACATCGGAGAAGTCTTCGGCGAGTTCAAATCCGACAGCGGCGCCATGATCGTGCTCGAAGGCGATCAGCCTCTGGGCGCAGACGCGCACCAGTTCTACGACACCTTGATCAAGAAGCTTTCTGCGGACACCAAACACGTCGAGCATATTCAGGATTTCTGGGGAGATCCGCTCACCGCCGGGGGTGCCCAGAGCAAGGACGGCAAGGCCGCCCTGGTCCAGGTCTACTTGGCCGGGGACCAGGGTCAGGCGTTGTCCAACGAGTCGGTAGATGCCATCCGCAACATCGTGGCCACCACAACACCGCCGCCCGGGGTCAAGGCTTACGTCACTGGCGCGGCACCGCTTGTCACTGACAACTTCCAGGTGGGCGGCGAGGGCACCGAGAAGGTCACCATCATCACCTTCCTGGTCATCGTCGCAATGCTGCTCATTGTTTACCGTTCGATCATCACTGCGCTCATCGTGCTCGCGACGGTCCTCGTCGAGCTGGCCGCCACCCGCGGGGTTATCGCCGTGCTCGGCAATTCGGGAATCATTGGCCTGTCCACCTACTCGACGAACTTGCTGACGTTGGTGGCAATCGCCGCAGGCACCGACTACGCCATCTTCGTCATCGGCCGCTATCACGAAGCACGCAACAGCGGCTTAGATCGGGAAGCGGCCTATTACGACATGTTTGGCGGGACCGCCCACGTCATCGCCGGCTCGGGCCTGACCATCGTCGGCGCATTGGCGTGCCTGCACTTCACGCGGCTGCCCTACTTCCAGAGCATGGGCGTGCCCGCCTCTCTCGGTGTGCTCGTCACACTTGCTGCCGCACTGACCATGGGGCCGGCCGTGCTGGTCATCGGCACCCGCTTCGGGCTGCTGGAGCCTAAACGTAAGGTTCGTGCGCGCCGATGGCGCCGCATCGGTACCGCAATCGTGCGCTGGCCCGGCCCGATCCTGGTCGTATCGTGTGCGATCGCCCTGATCGGTCTGCTGGCCCTGCCTGGATACAAGACCAGCTACGATGCACGTCCATATCTGCCCGCGTCAGCACCGGCGAACATTGGTTACGCGGCCGCCGAACGGCACTTCTCCCCGGCCAGACTCAACCCCGAGCTGCTGATGATCGAGACCGATCACGACATGCGGAATCCCGCGGACATGCTCATCCTGGAACGGGTCGCCAAAGCCATTCTGCATACCCCCGGCATCTCCTTGGTGCAGTCGATCACCCGGCCCCTAGGGACGCCCATTAGCCACAGCTCTATTCCGTTTCAGCTCAGTGCGCAAAGCGCCAGCCAGATCATGAACCTCGATTACCAGCGTCAACGCACCGCCGATCTCCTCAAACAAGCGAACGACATCTCCACCACCATCAACGTCCTGCAGCAACAGATGGCGCTACAGCAAGCCAGCGCTGTGGCCACCCACGAGCAGACCCAAGCGTTCCACGACACCATTGCAACAGTGAACGACTTGCGCGACAAGCTCGCCAATTTCGATGATCAGTTCCGGCCGCTACGCAACTACTTCTACTGGGAACCACACTGCTTCGACATCCCCATGTGCGCGGCATTGAGGTCGGTATTCGATGCCCTCGACGGCATCAGCGAACTCAGCGACAAATTCGGCGCTATCACGGCAAGCCTGGACAAGCTCGATGCGCTCCAACCCAAACTCGTCGCCCTATTGCCACCGCAGATCGCCATTCAGCAAAGAAACCGCGATATCGCACTGTCCAATTACGCCACCAATTCAGGAACCGACGCGCAGTCCGAGGAATCGCTGCGCAACGCCACCGCAATGGGCCAGGCCTTCGACACCGCCAAGAACGACGACTCGTTCTACATTTCCCCGGAGGCCTTCGACAACCCCGACTTCAAACGCGGCCTCAAAATGTTCCTCTCACCGGACGGCAAAGCTGCCCGGATGACCATCACCCATGAGGGCAATCCCGCGACCCCCGAAGGCATCTCGCACGTCGATGCCATCAAGAACTCCGCATTCGACGCCGTCAAGGCCACCCCACTGTCGGACTCCAAGATTTATGTCGCCGGGACCGCGGCGGGATTCAAGGACATTCAAGAAGGCGCCAAATACGACCTGATCATCGCCGCGCTGGCCGCGATTAGCCTCATCCTGCTCATCATGATGTTCGTCACCCGCAGCCTCGTTGCCGCGCTGGTCATCGTGGGCACCGTGGCGCTGTCGTTGGGCGCATCGTTTGGCCTGTCAGTGCTGGTGTGGCAGTACATCTTCGGCATCCCGTTGTATTGGATCGTGCTTGCCCTGGCGATCATCTTGCTGCTGGCGGTTGGCGCCGACTACAACCTGTTGTTGATATCTCGATTCAAAGAAGAGCTGGGGGCGGGACTCAAAACCGGTGTCATCCGTGCCATGGGTGGCACCGGCGGAGTCGTGACAGCAGCGGGCCTCGTCTTCGCTGCCACCATGTCGTCGTTTGTCTTCAGCGACCTGATTGCCCTTGGTCAGATCGGCACGACCATCGGCCTGGGGCTGCTCTTCGACACACTGATCGTGCGATCGTTCATGACACCGTCTATCGCGGTACTTCTCGGCCGCTGGTTCTGGTGGCCCCTCAACGTGCGCTCCCGCCCAGCTAACCGTCGCAGCACTGCGAGCTGA
- a CDS encoding TetR/AcrR family transcriptional regulator: MTSPAPAAVRLRADAAKNRQKILAAAQRLFASRGLDVSLDDIAREAGVGVGTVYRRFQTKSAVIDAVFETYLQTLAAAARNAIAHPDPWQGFIDYCELACQQLAESRGLRRIFSSEKDSGSQVQCQSTGVDDALMDLYEHLRRTRTLRDEAQPADIFCLLLMVGEVADFTGPADPDAWRRYLHLLLDGLRNPQRPQRPLLIPALTPEQLHQAKVHHG, from the coding sequence GTGACGTCCCCTGCGCCCGCGGCGGTCCGGCTTCGTGCCGACGCGGCCAAAAATCGGCAGAAAATCCTGGCGGCCGCCCAAAGGCTGTTCGCATCACGCGGACTGGACGTAAGCCTGGACGACATAGCGCGCGAAGCCGGCGTCGGGGTCGGAACCGTGTATCGGCGATTTCAGACCAAATCGGCAGTCATCGATGCTGTCTTCGAGACGTATCTGCAGACACTGGCCGCGGCCGCCCGAAACGCTATCGCCCATCCTGATCCGTGGCAGGGATTTATCGACTACTGCGAACTCGCCTGCCAGCAACTGGCCGAAAGTCGCGGACTGCGCCGAATCTTTAGCAGCGAGAAGGACAGCGGCTCGCAGGTTCAATGTCAGTCAACCGGTGTGGACGATGCCCTCATGGACCTCTACGAGCACTTGCGGCGGACTCGGACTCTTCGCGATGAAGCCCAACCCGCCGACATCTTCTGTCTGCTGCTCATGGTCGGTGAGGTTGCCGACTTCACCGGACCCGCCGACCCCGACGCCTGGCGGCGCTACCTGCACTTGCTGCTCGACGGACTGCGTAACCCGCAGCGCCCGCAGCGCCCGCTGCTCATTCCGGCGCTTACCCCTGAACAACTACATCAAGCCAAGGTGCACCATGGCTAG
- a CDS encoding TetR/AcrR family transcriptional regulator, whose amino-acid sequence MATQAERRAATTEALLDATIRSLSESGYAALTTRGVAELAGVTQGAQQHYFPTKIALVTAAMERLIEQLAANAITSTMHQGTEQERALGFLDRLWELHNLPICMAVLELFTAARTDLILARQVSASTRLGIAAIESVAASLLPTYSQSPQFADFVGVATSTIRGMVSMTSVPGLQDAHPPWPQVRALLMKMLHECATGCSGGRNSETAEQNSAH is encoded by the coding sequence GTGGCAACGCAGGCGGAACGGCGAGCGGCGACCACCGAGGCGTTGCTCGATGCAACCATCCGCTCGCTGTCCGAGTCTGGCTACGCCGCGTTGACCACACGCGGGGTGGCCGAGCTGGCAGGGGTGACCCAAGGCGCGCAACAGCACTACTTCCCCACCAAAATTGCTCTCGTCACTGCGGCCATGGAGCGCCTCATCGAGCAGCTTGCGGCGAACGCCATAACTAGCACCATGCACCAGGGGACCGAACAGGAGCGCGCACTAGGGTTTCTAGACCGATTGTGGGAGTTGCACAATTTGCCGATCTGCATGGCTGTACTCGAACTGTTCACGGCCGCGCGCACCGATCTGATACTGGCGCGGCAGGTTTCGGCGAGCACTCGGCTGGGTATCGCGGCGATTGAGTCTGTCGCTGCGTCGTTACTGCCCACTTACTCGCAGTCGCCACAATTCGCTGACTTCGTCGGCGTCGCCACATCGACGATCCGCGGAATGGTCTCGATGACATCGGTCCCCGGCCTGCAGGACGCTCATCCACCCTGGCCGCAGGTCCGCGCATTGCTGATGAAGATGCTGCATGAATGTGCCACGGGGTGTTCTGGAGGCAGAAACTCCGAGACAGCCGAGCAGAATTCCGCACATTGA
- a CDS encoding SDR family NAD(P)-dependent oxidoreductase: MRDLRGKVVVVTGAASGIGRALAVELTGRGALVAVSDVDSLGLEQTSVLCESRGARPHAQTLDVRDRAAVHVYAEAVASHFGRVDVVINNAGITKFGTIEQSSYSDIENVLDVDFWGVVHGTKAFLPYLIASGDGHIVNVSSIFGLFGVPTQSSYNAAKFAVRGYTEALRQEMLIAGHQVGVTCVHPGGVKTAIVRNATASAGGDMAAISRLFTERLTPTSPQSAARTIIRGITRRRARVLVGADAIVVDMLVRILGSAYQRPFAILATRMLGALATTSAGKKSKAR; encoded by the coding sequence ATGCGAGATCTTCGAGGCAAAGTCGTCGTCGTGACAGGAGCAGCTTCGGGCATTGGCCGTGCTTTGGCCGTCGAACTGACCGGTCGAGGCGCGCTCGTGGCGGTCAGCGATGTCGATAGCCTCGGCTTGGAGCAGACCAGTGTGCTCTGCGAGAGTCGCGGCGCGCGACCACATGCGCAGACTCTCGACGTTCGCGACCGGGCCGCGGTTCACGTGTACGCCGAGGCCGTGGCCAGCCACTTCGGTCGCGTCGACGTGGTCATTAACAATGCGGGCATCACCAAGTTCGGGACCATCGAGCAGAGCTCCTACAGTGATATCGAAAACGTTCTCGATGTCGACTTCTGGGGGGTCGTGCACGGAACGAAAGCGTTTCTCCCGTATCTGATCGCCTCGGGCGACGGGCACATCGTTAACGTCTCCAGCATCTTTGGCCTGTTCGGAGTCCCGACTCAAAGTTCCTACAATGCAGCGAAATTCGCCGTTCGAGGATACACAGAGGCACTCAGGCAAGAGATGCTGATTGCCGGGCACCAGGTGGGAGTTACCTGCGTGCATCCCGGCGGCGTCAAGACTGCCATTGTGCGTAATGCCACTGCCAGCGCCGGTGGCGACATGGCTGCAATCAGTCGACTATTTACCGAAAGACTCACACCGACTAGTCCGCAGTCAGCTGCGCGGACGATTATTCGTGGAATTACCCGCCGACGCGCCAGGGTGCTGGTTGGGGCAGACGCCATCGTCGTCGATATGCTGGTGCGAATTCTCGGGTCGGCCTACCAGCGGCCCTTCGCCATTCTGGCAACCCGGATGCTCGGAGCGCTCGCCACAACGTCCGCTGGGAAGAAGTCTAAAGCTCGGTGA
- a CDS encoding MmpS family transport accessory protein, with protein sequence MQRFSVSGLVRRQWTTIVAVLVVTVVGFAVDRLHGVFGSNNVVSRPSADALENTGYNPKRVLFEVFGSPGTIATINFLDEQAQPQRAKDATLPWSHTLTTNDPTLFADLRAQGDGHSIGCRITVNGVVKDERSTSNVNGYIACLDKSA encoded by the coding sequence ATGCAGAGATTTTCGGTAAGCGGCCTCGTGAGGCGGCAGTGGACGACGATCGTGGCCGTCCTCGTTGTGACTGTCGTCGGCTTCGCCGTTGATCGGCTGCATGGTGTGTTCGGTTCCAACAATGTGGTGTCGCGTCCCAGTGCCGACGCATTGGAGAACACGGGCTATAACCCCAAGCGCGTTCTGTTCGAAGTGTTCGGCTCTCCGGGCACGATCGCCACCATCAACTTCCTGGACGAGCAGGCCCAACCCCAGCGCGCTAAGGATGCAACCCTGCCGTGGTCGCACACGCTGACCACCAATGACCCCACGCTCTTCGCCGACCTGCGTGCGCAGGGGGACGGTCATTCCATCGGTTGCCGCATCACAGTCAACGGTGTGGTGAAGGACGAAAGGTCTACCAGCAACGTGAACGGTTACATCGCCTGCCTGGATAAGTCGGCATGA
- a CDS encoding DUF1254 domain-containing protein, protein MDATRAVAAPVNTFDHGVLPNPNDRDVVRLNLDTLYSQAWIDVKDQPMVLQVPSMDGGRYWLMQILDAWTNTVHDPSSIDPKTTAGTSTTAPHTYVITGPNWKGAIPENATRLQMPTPTAWLIGRIQINGEADTANVQALQQQLKLVRLSDWTAGKQDGTVSRIHTTNPNTVPPVKAVAAMDGPTFFAKMNQLMAADAAATADAPAMARFATIGIKPGGTADASPADLNAAAAAAQKDIAAYQNPQTKNLNGWEFATNVGTYGTDYKQRAFIALNGLGANLPQDALYPSIFGDAGSNGAPRRFRIRFQPGQLPPADAFWSITAYSSDSFFVPNPAQIYAVGHQIPVTPGPDGSVEIAVQSTDPETTVPAGNWLPIPASGKFSLTMRLYAPKPAAIDGTWQPPALTPVK, encoded by the coding sequence ATGGACGCGACCCGCGCGGTGGCCGCTCCGGTGAACACCTTCGATCACGGTGTGCTGCCTAACCCGAACGATCGCGATGTCGTCCGGTTGAACCTGGATACCCTGTATTCGCAAGCGTGGATCGATGTCAAGGACCAGCCGATGGTGCTGCAGGTCCCCTCCATGGATGGCGGGCGCTACTGGCTCATGCAAATCCTGGACGCATGGACCAACACCGTGCACGATCCCAGCAGCATCGATCCCAAGACTACGGCCGGCACTTCCACCACCGCGCCCCACACCTACGTGATCACCGGCCCCAACTGGAAGGGTGCTATTCCCGAGAATGCCACCCGGCTGCAGATGCCGACGCCGACCGCCTGGCTGATCGGGCGAATTCAGATTAACGGCGAGGCCGACACCGCCAATGTGCAAGCACTGCAACAGCAATTGAAACTGGTTCGGCTCAGTGACTGGACCGCAGGCAAGCAGGACGGCACCGTCAGCCGCATCCACACCACCAACCCAAATACGGTGCCCCCGGTAAAAGCGGTCGCCGCGATGGACGGGCCAACCTTCTTCGCCAAAATGAACCAGCTGATGGCCGCCGATGCAGCCGCAACCGCCGACGCACCGGCCATGGCCCGTTTCGCCACCATCGGCATCAAACCGGGCGGCACCGCCGACGCCTCACCCGCGGATCTGAACGCCGCGGCGGCAGCCGCGCAGAAGGACATCGCGGCCTATCAGAACCCACAAACCAAGAACCTGAACGGCTGGGAGTTCGCCACCAATGTCGGCACCTACGGCACCGACTACAAACAGCGCGCCTTCATCGCCCTGAACGGGCTGGGAGCCAACCTCCCTCAAGACGCCCTCTACCCGAGCATCTTCGGTGACGCGGGTAGCAATGGTGCACCGCGGCGCTTCCGTATCCGCTTTCAGCCCGGCCAGCTTCCCCCCGCCGACGCATTCTGGTCCATCACCGCCTACAGCAGCGACAGCTTCTTCGTGCCGAACCCGGCGCAAATCTACGCAGTCGGCCATCAAATCCCGGTAACACCCGGCCCGGACGGTTCGGTCGAAATCGCCGTCCAGAGCACCGACCCGGAAACAACCGTCCCAGCAGGCAACTGGCTTCCCATCCCCGCCTCCGGCAAGTTTTCCCTCACCATGCGCCTGTACGCGCCCAAGCCTGCCGCCATCGACGGAACATGGCAGCCGCCCGCCCTAACACCGGTCAAATGA
- a CDS encoding carboxylesterase/lipase family protein: MAVALAACGDTKNAGESRPTVRTTQGVVVGAEEQKVAVFRGIPFAQAPVGPLRFAAPEPVQKWDGLRPAIRFGTSPPQLTRVPVRSVTSSEWLTINVWSPDLGGQALPVLVWIYGGAFVSGSSAQPVYDGVNLAKHGVVVVTFNYRLGVEGFAQITDAPANRGILDQLAALRWVHENIAAFGGDPGNVTLAGQSAGASSIAVLMTLPRARGLFRRAICQSVPARCQTVRFASDVAMEIVAPLAAAPSVDGLSGIDPQVLVKAAVRVSSNLPRYQDRWGYRFTVGGSLFGPVIDGELLTGDPWQAMGRGLGADIPLIVGHTRHEYRFALSRTPGAAVAISSAQTQQALCELPPRTDGSRAYRLAYPKLTDAQLYETACSDYLYRMPSVHLAQAHSGGGGVAYLYEFCFEQSSIGAGHTAEIPLVFGTLGGPGDTLYGPSPSSAAGALSAEMQRNWISFATQGVPDWAAYTDEAQGTQVFDTQSRVEAYPEQRSEAIWAPARSVPRVMDLTH, encoded by the coding sequence GTGGCGGTGGCGCTAGCTGCTTGCGGCGACACCAAGAATGCGGGTGAAAGCAGGCCAACCGTCCGTACCACCCAGGGTGTTGTGGTGGGGGCCGAAGAACAAAAAGTAGCGGTCTTCCGTGGTATCCCATTCGCGCAGGCGCCCGTGGGGCCGCTCAGGTTCGCGGCGCCCGAACCCGTGCAGAAGTGGGATGGTCTGCGACCGGCCATCAGGTTCGGCACTAGCCCACCGCAACTCACGCGCGTACCTGTCCGTTCGGTTACCAGCAGTGAGTGGCTGACGATCAATGTGTGGTCGCCGGATCTGGGAGGACAGGCTCTGCCTGTATTGGTGTGGATCTATGGCGGCGCTTTCGTGAGCGGATCTTCCGCCCAACCTGTATACGACGGGGTAAATCTCGCGAAGCACGGTGTGGTGGTGGTCACCTTCAACTATCGCCTCGGTGTGGAAGGGTTCGCGCAGATCACCGATGCCCCTGCCAATCGAGGGATTCTGGATCAGCTCGCAGCGCTGCGCTGGGTGCATGAGAACATCGCGGCGTTCGGGGGGGATCCGGGCAACGTCACGCTTGCCGGTCAGTCTGCCGGGGCATCGTCGATCGCGGTCCTGATGACTTTGCCGCGTGCCCGAGGGCTCTTTAGGCGGGCAATCTGTCAGAGTGTTCCCGCACGATGCCAGACGGTGCGTTTTGCCTCCGATGTCGCCATGGAAATCGTCGCGCCGCTCGCTGCGGCTCCCTCGGTTGATGGGCTCAGCGGCATTGATCCTCAGGTGCTGGTCAAAGCAGCGGTTCGGGTGAGCAGCAATCTTCCCCGGTACCAGGACCGTTGGGGCTATCGGTTTACGGTGGGCGGCAGCTTGTTCGGTCCAGTAATCGACGGAGAATTGCTCACCGGAGATCCGTGGCAAGCGATGGGTCGGGGTCTGGGCGCTGATATTCCGTTGATTGTTGGACATACGCGCCACGAGTATCGCTTTGCGCTGTCGCGGACGCCGGGGGCAGCCGTTGCCATTAGCTCCGCACAAACGCAGCAGGCGCTCTGCGAACTTCCCCCGAGAACTGATGGCTCCCGGGCCTACCGTTTGGCCTACCCGAAGCTGACCGATGCGCAACTGTATGAGACAGCCTGCTCGGATTACCTGTATCGAATGCCGAGTGTGCATCTGGCGCAAGCGCACTCCGGGGGCGGCGGGGTGGCCTATCTCTACGAATTCTGCTTCGAACAGTCATCTATTGGTGCTGGACACACAGCGGAGATTCCCCTGGTGTTCGGCACCCTTGGCGGTCCCGGCGACACGCTGTATGGGCCGTCACCGTCGTCGGCAGCCGGTGCCCTAAGTGCAGAGATGCAGAGGAATTGGATTTCCTTTGCTACACAGGGCGTCCCCGATTGGGCCGCTTATACAGACGAAGCTCAGGGGACCCAGGTATTTGATACCCAATCGCGCGTCGAGGCATATCCCGAACAGCGCTCAGAGGCAATCTGGGCCCCCGCCCGCTCGGTCCCCCGTGTGATGGACCTGACGCATTGA
- a CDS encoding arylsulfatase yields the protein MSGDADFVSRSQLPVPDRVPPGLTTYDAKDPDATYPSIRRIRPPTGAPNVVVIMTDDTGFGASSAFGGPCSTPNAERLAARGLRYTRFHTTALCSPTRAALLSGRNHHTVGMGGITEAATAAPGQSSVRPNTCAPLPEILRLNGYATAQFGKCHEVPVWETSPSGPFDHWPSPGGGFEHFYGFIGGETNQYFPALFEGTTAVDPPATPEQGYHLTEDLADKAIAYLRQQQSLAPDKPFFLYFAPGATHAPHHVPAEWSDKYRGAFDDGWDALRERTIARQKEIGVIPAEADLTVRSSGIPAWTEVDESLKPVLARQMEIYAGFLEHTDHHIGRVLDCLDELDVTDNTLVYYIIGDNGASAEGSLQGTFNEMLTLTGFGALETPEFMASHVEKFGTPQAYNHYAVGWAHAMNTPYQWTKQVASHWGGTRNGAIVSWPARITAVGEHRHQFTHVIDIAATVLEAAGLPEPVNVHGVQQLPLEGTSMLYSFDDAVASERHATQYFEMVGNRGIYHQGWTAVTKHRTPWETGDDVPLPAFDDDVWELYDTSTDWTQAHNIAAEHPDKLHALQRLWLIEAVKHNVLPLDDRFAERANPDLAGRPQLITGTRQRLYEGMGRLNENSVINLKNKSHTITAQLQVPDAGADGVIIAQGGMIGGWSLYVRDGVLKYCYNFYNLQRYYVCADTALTAGEHQIVADFAYDGGGLAKGGQLRLLVDSIQVGIGRIERTEPIIFAADETCDVGRDAGSTVTDDYPTGNNAFTGRIHWVELDTSHAGEHPDPAAENRQRLRVGLGTQ from the coding sequence ATGTCTGGAGACGCCGATTTCGTTAGCCGCTCGCAGTTGCCGGTGCCTGATCGGGTGCCGCCCGGGTTGACGACCTACGACGCCAAGGACCCGGATGCGACGTATCCGTCGATCCGCCGGATCCGTCCCCCCACTGGTGCGCCGAATGTCGTGGTGATCATGACTGACGACACCGGTTTTGGGGCCTCGAGTGCGTTCGGTGGCCCGTGCAGCACCCCGAACGCCGAACGGTTGGCCGCCCGCGGGCTGCGGTACACGCGGTTCCATACCACCGCGTTGTGCTCGCCGACCCGGGCCGCCCTGTTGTCGGGGCGCAATCATCACACGGTCGGGATGGGCGGGATCACCGAAGCAGCCACCGCGGCGCCGGGGCAAAGTTCGGTGCGCCCCAACACTTGCGCACCCCTGCCGGAGATCTTGCGGCTCAACGGTTATGCGACCGCCCAGTTCGGCAAGTGCCATGAGGTGCCGGTGTGGGAGACCAGCCCATCGGGACCCTTTGATCACTGGCCCAGTCCAGGCGGAGGTTTCGAGCATTTCTACGGATTCATTGGCGGGGAGACGAACCAGTACTTTCCGGCGCTGTTTGAGGGCACCACTGCGGTAGATCCGCCGGCGACACCCGAGCAGGGGTATCACCTGACCGAGGATCTGGCCGACAAAGCCATCGCCTACCTTCGCCAGCAGCAGTCCCTGGCCCCGGACAAGCCATTCTTCCTCTATTTCGCACCGGGGGCCACCCACGCACCGCACCACGTGCCTGCCGAATGGTCCGACAAGTATCGGGGTGCATTCGATGATGGGTGGGATGCGTTGCGGGAGAGGACGATTGCCCGGCAGAAGGAGATCGGGGTCATCCCAGCCGAGGCAGACCTGACCGTCCGCAGTTCGGGCATTCCGGCGTGGACCGAGGTGGACGAGAGCCTCAAACCGGTGCTGGCCCGTCAGATGGAGATCTACGCCGGATTCTTGGAACACACCGATCACCACATCGGGCGGGTGCTTGATTGCCTCGACGAACTCGACGTCACCGACAACACGCTTGTGTATTACATCATCGGCGATAACGGGGCATCGGCCGAAGGGTCGCTGCAGGGCACCTTCAACGAGATGCTGACCCTGACCGGTTTCGGCGCCTTGGAAACCCCCGAATTCATGGCCTCCCACGTCGAGAAGTTCGGCACCCCGCAGGCCTACAACCACTACGCGGTGGGCTGGGCGCACGCAATGAACACCCCGTATCAGTGGACCAAGCAGGTCGCCTCGCACTGGGGTGGTACCCGCAACGGCGCCATCGTGTCCTGGCCGGCCAGGATCACCGCCGTGGGTGAACATCGACACCAGTTCACCCATGTCATCGACATCGCCGCCACCGTACTGGAGGCAGCCGGGCTACCTGAACCAGTGAACGTGCATGGTGTGCAACAACTCCCGCTGGAAGGCACCAGCATGCTGTACAGCTTCGACGACGCCGTCGCATCCGAACGCCATGCGACCCAGTACTTCGAAATGGTGGGCAACCGCGGTATCTATCACCAGGGTTGGACCGCGGTGACCAAACACCGCACCCCGTGGGAGACCGGCGACGACGTGCCGCTGCCCGCCTTCGACGACGACGTGTGGGAGCTCTACGACACCAGCACCGACTGGACCCAAGCTCACAATATCGCCGCCGAGCACCCCGACAAACTGCATGCACTGCAACGACTGTGGCTCATCGAGGCCGTCAAGCACAACGTCCTGCCCCTCGATGACCGGTTCGCCGAACGGGCCAACCCCGATTTGGCCGGGCGCCCACAACTGATCACCGGCACCCGCCAACGGCTCTACGAAGGCATGGGCCGGCTCAACGAAAACTCCGTGATCAATCTGAAGAACAAGTCGCACACCATTACCGCCCAACTGCAGGTTCCCGACGCCGGCGCCGACGGAGTCATCATCGCCCAGGGCGGCATGATCGGCGGTTGGAGTCTGTACGTGCGCGACGGAGTTCTGAAGTACTGCTACAACTTCTACAACTTGCAGCGCTACTACGTCTGCGCCGACACAGCCCTGACTGCGGGCGAGCACCAGATCGTCGCCGACTTCGCCTACGACGGCGGCGGACTGGCCAAGGGCGGTCAGCTGCGTCTGCTCGTGGACAGCATTCAAGTCGGCATCGGCCGGATCGAACGGACTGAACCCATCATCTTCGCCGCCGACGAAACCTGCGACGTGGGCCGCGATGCCGGATCAACGGTCACCGATGACTACCCAACCGGGAACAACGCCTTCACCGGACGCATCCACTGGGTGGAGTTAGACACCAGCCACGCCGGTGAGCACCCCGACCCCGCCGCCGAGAACCGCCAACGTCTTCGCGTGGGCTTAGGAACCCAATAG